Part of the Fodinicola acaciae genome is shown below.
AAAAACCGGTGGACGCGGCCGAGTTGGTCGCGTCTGGTACGCCGCTGATCGTCGAGGAGAAGGTGCCGCTGAGGCGTGAGCTGGCCGCGTTGGTGGCGAGGTCGCCGTTTGGTCAGGTGTCGGCGTGGCCGGTGGTGGAGACCGTACAGCGCGACGGCATCTGCGTCGAAGTGCTGGCGCCGGCGCCGGGGCTGAGCGACGAGCGTGCCGTGCAGGCGCAGGAGTTGGCGATCCGGATCGCCAAGGAGCTCGGCGTGGTCGGCGTGCTGGCGGTCGAGCTTTTCGACACTGGCAACGACATTCTGGTCAACGAGCTGGCGATGCGGCCGCACAACTCCGGTCACTGGACGATCGACGGTTCGGTCACCAGCCAGTTCGAGCAGCATCTGCGGGCGGTGCTCGACTATCCGCTCGGCGCCACCAACGCGATCGCGCCGGCTGTCTGCATGGCCAACGTGCTCGGCGGCGCCGATGGCGGCATGCGGTTCGACGAGCGGCTGCACCACCTGTTCGCCGCGGAGCCGCGTGCGAAAGTGCACCTGTACGGAAAAGCCGTGCGGCCGGGCCGGAAAATCGGTCACGTGACGGTCGTCGGCGGGTCGTTCGAGGACGTGCGTCCGCGTGCCGCGCGTGCCGCTCGCTGGCTGTCCGACGGAGAGGGATGACGTGGCACCACTGGTTGGGATCGTGATGGGCAGCGACTCGGACTGGCCGACGATGCGCGCGGCCGCCGAGGCGCTGGAGGAGTTCGGTGTCGGGTACGAGGCGCAGGTCGTGTCCGCGCACCGCACGCCGCAGGCGATGCTCGACTACGCGACGGCGGCGGCCGGACGGGGGCTGCGGGTGATCATCGCCGGCGCCGGCGGCGCTGCGCATCTGCCTGGCATGGTCGCGTCGGCGACGGTGCTGCCGGTGATCGGCGTCCCGGTGCCGCTGAAACACCTGGACGGCATGGATTCGCTGCTGTCGATCGTCCAGATGCCGGCCGGCGTACCGGTCGCCACCGTCTCGATCGGCGGCGCGCGCAACGCCGGCCTGCTCGCGATCCGCATCCTGGCCAGCGACGACCTCGCGCTGCGGCAGAAAATGGCCGACTTCCAACAGTCCCTTGTGGACATGGTCGCGGCGAAGAACGCCGCCCTGCAGAAAGA
Proteins encoded:
- a CDS encoding 5-(carboxyamino)imidazole ribonucleotide synthase, coding for MDSRTGLPVVGVVGAGQLARMTHQAAIALGQSLRILAAHPDDGAALVAADVHIGHHTDLDALRRFAKGCEVVTFDHEHVPPEHLRALAGEGVVVLPGPEALLYAQDKRAMREKLTDLGVPVPRWSPVSTMDDLTGFTDGPAVVKASRGGYDGKGVWVIEKPVDAAELVASGTPLIVEEKVPLRRELAALVARSPFGQVSAWPVVETVQRDGICVEVLAPAPGLSDERAVQAQELAIRIAKELGVVGVLAVELFDTGNDILVNELAMRPHNSGHWTIDGSVTSQFEQHLRAVLDYPLGATNAIAPAVCMANVLGGADGGMRFDERLHHLFAAEPRAKVHLYGKAVRPGRKIGHVTVVGGSFEDVRPRAARAARWLSDGEG
- the purE gene encoding 5-(carboxyamino)imidazole ribonucleotide mutase, giving the protein MGSDSDWPTMRAAAEALEEFGVGYEAQVVSAHRTPQAMLDYATAAAGRGLRVIIAGAGGAAHLPGMVASATVLPVIGVPVPLKHLDGMDSLLSIVQMPAGVPVATVSIGGARNAGLLAIRILASDDLALRQKMADFQQSLVDMVAAKNAALQKETGNQVAGS